GCTACCTCCGGGTGACGATCACTAGAGTGGGAGAAACCAGCCGGTGCATGACCCGCTCGGAGACACTTCCCAGGAAGATCTCCTCCAAGGCGCTGCGACCGCGATGTCCCATAAAGACCAGGTCATAGTCCCCCTCTTCCGCCTCCTTCACGATCTCTTCCGCGGGCTCTCCCACGGCCACCCGCCGGCTTATCGGGACCTCCACTCCCGCTTGGTGCAGAAAGGTCTCCGCCGAACCCAGAAGGGCCTCTCCCTCCGGGGCCCTCTCCTCCTGGGCCACCGGGACCAGATCCACCACATGAAAAAGGACCATCTCCTGGGCCCCCCAGAGGAGGGCCAAACCCGCCGCCTCTTCCAGGGCCTTCCAGCTGGGTGGGGAATCGTCCAGGCAGACCAGAAGGCGCGGTTTCCGACAACTTTCGGCTTCCAGGAACTTGCGTCCCACTACATAGGTGGAGTGTTCTCCAGGGCGGTGGACCAGGGCGTGGGTGCAACTGCCAAGGAGGAGCTCAGAAATGTGGGAACGGGCCCGGCGGGCGATGATTTCCGCTCCGCATTTCTCCTCGTAGGCGAAACGGGAGAGGACCTTCGGAGGATTTCCGCTGAGGATGACTTCCTTTACTAGGAGATGGGGAAGGGCCGCCTGGAGCCTTTCCCGGGCCTCGGCCAGAAAGGGTTCGGCCTCTCGGCGAAGATATTCCCGATAGAGTTCCCGGAGAAAGTCCTTTTCGGCAAAAAGAGACTCCAGCCGGAGGTCCCGCCGAGAGGCCTTTTTGAGGGCATCCGAGGAGACCACATGGACCAGATAGACGGTCTTTACCAAATCTGGGGGAAGCCCCTTTAGAAGACAGATGAGGAAGCTCAAAAGGGCCTCCGAGGCCCCGTCCTTTCCCAGAGGGATCAGGATCTTTTCCAGATGAGGAAAGAATCTCGCCGGCATAAGAGACCCTCCTAGTAGAAGATTAAAAGCCAGACATTGGCCAGGGCCACGCTCAGGACCATGTAAACAAAGCCCACCTTCATGTACTCAAAAAAGCGGATGCGGTGTCCGGCGGCCTCGGCGATCCCCAGAGTGACCACGTTGGCGCTGGCCCCGATCATGGTCCCGTTGCCTCCGAAACAGGCCCCCAGCGCCAGGGCCCACCAGAGGACGTTCGACTCCGCTCCCGGGATTACCCGGGAGAGATAGGCCACGATGGGAAGCATGGTGGCGGTAAAGGGAATGTTATCCACGAAAGCGCTCATGATGGCCGCCACCCAGAGGATGAGGCAGACCGCCGCCGTAAGGGACCCTTTAGAGAGGTGATAGACTTTGTCGGCGATAAGGGAAAGGAGTCCCACCTCTTCCACCGCCCCCACCAGGATGAAAAGGAACATGAAAAAGAGGAGGGTGGTCCACTCAATGTCCTTTTCTACCACCTCCAGGAGGTCCACCTTCTTGGTGACCAGGGCGTAGGTGAAAAGGAGGGAGGCCCCGAAGAGGGCGGCCACCGAGACCTCCATGTGGAAGATCCCGTGCGTGACGAAAAAGAAGATGAGGACGGCCATGATGATAAGCCCTACGGCCAGCAGGGTCCCGTCGGTGATGCGGTACTCCTCCCGCAGGCGGGCGATGAAACCCTCCACGTCTTCCACCTGGCCCCGGGCGTAATCCTTTCCATAGACCAGCTTGCTAAAGACAAAGAGGGCGATCATGGAAAGGGCTACCACCGGGGTGAGATTCTTTACAAAATCCATGAAGGTGAGTCCGGTATAGGAGCCGATCATGATATTCGGAGGGTCGCCGATGAGGGTGGCCGTTCCCCCCACATTGGAGGCCAGGATCTCCGGAATGAGCAGGACCAGGGGGGAGATCTTGAGGGAGAGAGCGATCTCAATGGTGACCGGGGTCAAAAGGAGCATGGTGGTCACGTTGTCGAGAAAGGCCGAGGTCACGGCGGTAAAGGCCGAAAGGATGACACAGAGGAGAAAGACATTTCCCCGGGCCAGCTGATAGCTTTTATAAGCGCACCACTGAAAGACCCCGGTGCGCTTGAGGACTCCCACCACGATCATCATCCCCATGAGGAGGAAAATCACGTTCATGTCGATGGCCCGGATGGCCCGTTCATAGGAGATGATGTGGTAGGCCGGGTCCCATATCCCCAGAGTGTAGGTGACTACCAACATGAGGGCCGCCCCGAGCATGGCGGCCACCGTCCGGTGGAGGAGTTCAAAACTGATAAGGGCATAGGCCAGAATAAAGACTATGGTGGCGATCCAGAAGGCCGGGCCCAAATGGCGCTCAAGGATCACGTTTTTGACCACGAAAAGATCCTGGCCGTGACGGGCAAGCTCCGAGGGTTCAATGGAGAGGGTGACCGGCTTAAAACTGCTCTTAAAGATTTCCACCTCCAGCCCGCCTTCCTCCAGGGCCTTTTCCGGGATCTCGGCCACCACCTGAAAGGAACCGTCGGCCTCGGTTTCGATACTTTCCACCTCCTGGTGCCCGTGCTCCCCCTTGCGGAAGGTCAGGGCCTTCCCGTGGAGGAGAAGCCGGACCTCGGCCTCGGCCACCGGTTCCTTGTGGGAATCGAGCACCCTTCCGGTAAGATAAAGTCTTAGAAGGGGCTCCGAAGAGGTAGAATCTTCCGCACAGGCCCAGGCGGTCCAGAAAAGGAGGCCTACCAGGAGCAGTAGGAGCACTTTGCGCATGGCCACCACCTCGCGATTCTTTATCTTCTCCGCTTTACTAAATTTCGGGCTTTTTGTAAATCCCGGATATGGGCCGGAATTTTAAATCCGCCAAAGATCTGCGCCTCTTTTTGCGGCGCCTTTTCAAGGAGGAATTGAAGGGTCTTCCCCCGGATTTTCGGATGGAGGTGGAGGTCCTTTCGGTGCGTCCGCCGCGGGCGGCCCTGCGCCTTCCTGTTCCGGCCGAAGGGAATCCGGCCCGGGCCCACCAGGTGGACCTTTTGGTGGCCCGCCTTCTCGAAGAAGGCCTTTCCTTAGAGGTCTTCTATGCCGACGATCTGGCCGAGGCTGAAGACCTGGGGTGAGGTTTTATTTTTTCCGTCTCTGGCGCAGCACGTCCTCGTAGGCCCATTTGCGGAGGATGGCCTCTATTTCGGAGGAAGAGAGCTGGGGGCGCTCGTAGAGACCGGCGGCCTCCCGCTGCCGAAAGGCCTCATAGAGGATGACCGCCGTAGCTACGGAAACATTTAGACTGCGCACCATGCCCACCATGGGGATCATGATGCGGTGCGTGGCCAGGGGCAGGAGCTCCGGAGAGACCCCCTCCACCTCGTTTCCCACCACGATCACCGTGGGACGGGTATAATCCACTTCGCGAAAATCCCGGGTGCCCGCCCCCAGCCAGGTGACCACCACCTGAAAGCCCCGGTTCCGGAAGTCCTCCAGGGTGGCGCGGGGGTCCTCGGTCTTGCGCAGAAAGACCCAGCGATGGGCTCCGAGGGTGACCCCTACATTTATAGGGGCTTCGTAGGGTTCCTCGAAGCCGTACCAGATCTCCTGGAGACCCACGGCCTCGGCGGTGCGGATCAGGGCGGAGAAGTTGTGTTCATTCTTGACCCGGTCCAGAAAAAGCACGAGGTCCTTTTGGCGCCGGGCGAGGACCTCCCGCATGCGGGCCAATCTCCGGGGAAGGACCAGATAAGGGTTATCTCTTTCCAAGTCTTCGTAACCCCTCCTCATTGAGGATACGGATCCTTTTTCCGGAGACCTCAATGAGCCCGGCCTCGCTGAGACGGGAAAGCACCCGGGAGAGGGTCTCCGGCACCGTGCCCAGAAGGGCCGCCAGCTCCCCCTTGGGGATCTCTAAATCGAATTCCGACCCGTTTCTTTCCGCGAGATAAAGAAGATAGGCCGCCAGTCTTTCCGGGACTTCCTTCAAGGAAAGTGTTTCCACCAGTTCGGCCAGGGAACGCAGACGCAGAGAAAGGAGAGCCAGCATATTTAGGGCCAGTTCCGGGCGTCGCCGAACGAGGTCCAGGAAGGCTTTGCGGGGAAAGAAGAGTACCCGAGTCTTTTCTAAGGCCTCAGCCCAGGCCGGATAGCGGGCCTCGGAAAAGAGGGCCGCCTCGGCAAAGGCCTCTCCCGGACCGAAAACATGGAGGATTTGTTGCCGCCCCCGGGCCGAGAGCCGATAGACCTTAACCCTCCCTTCCAGGACTAGAAAAAATCCCCGGGCCTCGGCCCCCTCCGAAAAGATGACCTCTCCCTTTTCGAAGACTTTGGAAAGGGCGATACCCCGGATCTCGCGCAGGGCCTCCTCTGCAAGCCCCCGAAAAAGAAGGCTTTTCCCCAGAAGTTCCAGTTCCATAGAGCTTGATTTTAACCCTCCGGCCACCCTTGACAAAGCCCCGAAGGCCTGAAAGATTTAAGAAATGCGGTGGCGGCGTAGCTCAGCGGTAGAGCGGGGATCTCATAAGTCCTAGGTCGGGGGTTCGAGTCCCTCCGCCGCCATGATAAAATAGAAAGAAGCCGAGGCGGCGTAGCCAAGCGGTAAGGCGACGGCCTGCAAAGCCGTGAATCCGGGGTTCGAATCCCCGCGCCGCCTCCAGATTTTCCAGGATATGTTCGAGCTTACGGTCCGAGAAGAGTTTGCCGCGGCGCATCAACTCCGGGGCTATGAAGGGGCCTGTGAGAATCTTCACGGGCACAACTGGCAGGTGGAGGTGAGCGTCCGCGGAAAAGAACTCAATGAGATCGGGATCCTTCTTGATTTTAAGGAACTCAAGCGGGCGCTCCGGGAAGTGGTGGCGGAGCTCGACCACCGTTTCCTCAACGAGCACCCGGCCTTCGGCAAAGAAAATCCCTCCTCGGAGAACCTGGCCCGCTACATTTATCAAAGACTCTGTGAAAAACTCTCGGGGCATCCGGTAAAGGTCTCCCGGGTTACGGTCTGCGAGACCGAAAGGGCCTGTGCCACCTATCTTCCCGACTGAACCCGTCCTCCGGGTCTTTGAGACCTTCGTGAGCCTTCAGGGGGAAGGTCCGGCTTGTGGTCGGCCGGCCTTTTTCGTGCGTCTGGCCGGCTGTAATCTGGCCTGTCGCTGGTGTGATACTTCTCCGGCCCGGAGCCCCGAGGCTGGACGCCCCCTAACCCTTTCCGCCATCCTTAAGGAATTCGAGGCCACGGGCCTTAAGGAGGTCCTCCTTACCGGAGGCGAGCCCCTTCTTCAGGAAGCCTCCCTGGAGCTCATGAGAGCCCTTCTCCGCCGGGGAGCGCGGATCTATCTCGAGACCAACGGAAGCCTTTCCCTGAGGTCCGTCCCCCGGGAGGTGGTCAAGATCATGGACTTCAAGACCCCCTCTTCGGGGATGAACGCGTGCATGCTCTACGAAAACCTGCGCTACCTTACCCCCAGGGACGCGGTGAAATTCGTCATTGCCGACGAGGAGGACTACCGTTTTGCCCGGGAAAAGACGCTGGAGCTCGGGCTTTTCTTTTTTACCGAAGTCTATTTTTCTCCGGTCTGGGGAGAGATGTCTCCAGAAAGACTGGCCCGTTTAATCCTTGAGGATCGCCTTCCGGTGCGTCTTCAGGTCCAGCTACACAAGTTCCTGGGCCTTCCCTGAAGAAAAGAGCTTCCGGGCCGCCAGGCGCAGGAGAAGCAGGGTCAGGACCAGGAGAATCAGGGAAAGGACCGCCAGTAACCATTTTCCGGAAAGAAAATTTTTGCGGGCCAGAAGCACGAGCGCCGTAAGGGTGACGGCCAGCATGAAAAGGGCCGGAATTTTCACGAAGGCCGCAAAGCGCCCGGTGCTGGTCAGCCAGACGGTGAGGGCCAGCAGGGCCAGGGCCGCAAGCAACTGGTTGGCGGCGCCCATGAGAGGCCAGATCCTTTGCCAGGCCCCGGAGAAGGCCAGCCCCCCGGCGGCGGCCACTACCAAGAGGGTGAAAAGGGTGCGGCTTCGGGCGGTGGAGACATGTTCCCCGGCGGGGCTGAAAAACTCTTCCACCATGAAGCGGGCCACCCGGGTGGCGGTATCCAGAGAGGTCAGGGCAAAGGCCGAGACCGCCAGCGCGGCAAAGGCCCGCCCCTTTTCCGGGGGAATCCCCAGGGCGGAAAGAAAATGCCCGACCCCTAAAGCGAAGGCCGCGATAGGGCCCTTAGCCTTGAGAAGACTCTGGTAGTCGGCCAGGGTAAACCCGATCACCGCACACAGGGAGACCACCCCCAGGACCCCCTCAAGGAGCATGGCCCCGTAGCCCACGGAACGGGCCTGGGATTCCCGGTCTGCCTGGCGGGCTGTGGTCCCGGAGGCCACCAGGGAGTGAAATCCGGAGATGGCCCCGCAGGAGGTGATCACGAAAAGGAGGGGAAAAAGAGGGCCGAGGTCGTTGAAAAAGCCGGTATAGACCGGAAGCCGCACCTCCGGGGCCTTTAAAAAGAGTCCCACCAGGGCCCCCAAAAGGAGGGCGTAAAGGAGAAAGGCGTTAAGGTAGTCCCGAGGTTGGAGGAGGAGCCAGATGGGAAGGACCGAGGCCAGAAACACATAGCCCAAAAGGAGGGCCCGCCAAAGGGGCTCCTTGAGGTGGAGGGGGAAGCGAAAGCCCAGCCAGATGGAAAGGGCCAATCCCAGGAGTCCGAAAAGGGTGATTGCCGGAAGGGGGACCCCGGCGCGATAGTAAAGGAGGCCGAAAAGTACGGCCAGAATCAGAAAGCCCAGAGAGGCCGTGGCTACCGGGGGTGAGGCCACAAAGGTCTTGGCTACGATAACATCGAAGGCGGCCACCACCAGGATCAGCGTGGCCACGGCGAAGGCCAGAAAAAGCCTCTGGGCGGAGGGGCCAAGATACTGCCGCAGGAGTTCCCCGATGGACCGGCCCTCGTGTCGGAGGGAGGCGGCCATGGAGCCCATATCGTGTACCCCTCCGGCGAGCACCGCCCCGAGGACCAGCCAGAGAAAGACCCCCAACCAGCCGTAGGAAGCGGCCAGAATGGGCCCGACTATGGGCCCGGCCCCGGCGATGGAGGCAAAGTGGTGTCCGAAAAGGACCGGGGTGGAGGTGGGCACAAAATCCAGCCCGTCTCGCAGGCGATGGGCCGGGGTGAGATGCCGGTCGTCCAGGCCAAACCAACGGGAGAGCAGACGGGCATAAAAAAGGTAGCCCGCCAGAAAGATCAGCCCTGCTCCTAGGCCCAGCCACCTAGCCGACACGGTCTTATTAAAGGCCTCCTTGGGAAAGGCGTCAAGTAAGCGGGTCCTCTAAGGGGGGAGGAAGCTTTCCCAGGGCTAGCGCCAGAT
This portion of the Thermosulfurimonas marina genome encodes:
- a CDS encoding universal stress protein; amino-acid sequence: MPARFFPHLEKILIPLGKDGASEALLSFLICLLKGLPPDLVKTVYLVHVVSSDALKKASRRDLRLESLFAEKDFLRELYREYLRREAEPFLAEARERLQAALPHLLVKEVILSGNPPKVLSRFAYEEKCGAEIIARRARSHISELLLGSCTHALVHRPGEHSTYVVGRKFLEAESCRKPRLLVCLDDSPPSWKALEEAAGLALLWGAQEMVLFHVVDLVPVAQEERAPEGEALLGSAETFLHQAGVEVPISRRVAVGEPAEEIVKEAEEGDYDLVFMGHRGRSALEEIFLGSVSERVMHRLVSPTLVIVTRR
- a CDS encoding TrmH family RNA methyltransferase — translated: MERDNPYLVLPRRLARMREVLARRQKDLVLFLDRVKNEHNFSALIRTAEAVGLQEIWYGFEEPYEAPINVGVTLGAHRWVFLRKTEDPRATLEDFRNRGFQVVVTWLGAGTRDFREVDYTRPTVIVVGNEVEGVSPELLPLATHRIMIPMVGMVRSLNVSVATAVILYEAFRQREAAGLYERPQLSSSEIEAILRKWAYEDVLRQRRKK
- the queD gene encoding 6-carboxytetrahydropterin synthase QueD: MNPGFESPRRLQIFQDMFELTVREEFAAAHQLRGYEGACENLHGHNWQVEVSVRGKELNEIGILLDFKELKRALREVVAELDHRFLNEHPAFGKENPSSENLARYIYQRLCEKLSGHPVKVSRVTVCETERACATYLPD
- a CDS encoding Crp/Fnr family transcriptional regulator, whose translation is MELELLGKSLLFRGLAEEALREIRGIALSKVFEKGEVIFSEGAEARGFFLVLEGRVKVYRLSARGRQQILHVFGPGEAFAEAALFSEARYPAWAEALEKTRVLFFPRKAFLDLVRRRPELALNMLALLSLRLRSLAELVETLSLKEVPERLAAYLLYLAERNGSEFDLEIPKGELAALLGTVPETLSRVLSRLSEAGLIEVSGKRIRILNEEGLRRLGKR
- a CDS encoding 7-carboxy-7-deazaguanine synthase QueE, with amino-acid sequence MPPIFPTEPVLRVFETFVSLQGEGPACGRPAFFVRLAGCNLACRWCDTSPARSPEAGRPLTLSAILKEFEATGLKEVLLTGGEPLLQEASLELMRALLRRGARIYLETNGSLSLRSVPREVVKIMDFKTPSSGMNACMLYENLRYLTPRDAVKFVIADEEDYRFAREKTLELGLFFFTEVYFSPVWGEMSPERLARLILEDRLPVRLQVQLHKFLGLP
- a CDS encoding carbon starvation CstA family protein; translation: MSARWLGLGAGLIFLAGYLFYARLLSRWFGLDDRHLTPAHRLRDGLDFVPTSTPVLFGHHFASIAGAGPIVGPILAASYGWLGVFLWLVLGAVLAGGVHDMGSMAASLRHEGRSIGELLRQYLGPSAQRLFLAFAVATLILVVAAFDVIVAKTFVASPPVATASLGFLILAVLFGLLYYRAGVPLPAITLFGLLGLALSIWLGFRFPLHLKEPLWRALLLGYVFLASVLPIWLLLQPRDYLNAFLLYALLLGALVGLFLKAPEVRLPVYTGFFNDLGPLFPLLFVITSCGAISGFHSLVASGTTARQADRESQARSVGYGAMLLEGVLGVVSLCAVIGFTLADYQSLLKAKGPIAAFALGVGHFLSALGIPPEKGRAFAALAVSAFALTSLDTATRVARFMVEEFFSPAGEHVSTARSRTLFTLLVVAAAGGLAFSGAWQRIWPLMGAANQLLAALALLALTVWLTSTGRFAAFVKIPALFMLAVTLTALVLLARKNFLSGKWLLAVLSLILLVLTLLLLRLAARKLFSSGKAQELV
- a CDS encoding SLC13 family permease, whose protein sequence is MRKVLLLLLVGLLFWTAWACAEDSTSSEPLLRLYLTGRVLDSHKEPVAEAEVRLLLHGKALTFRKGEHGHQEVESIETEADGSFQVVAEIPEKALEEGGLEVEIFKSSFKPVTLSIEPSELARHGQDLFVVKNVILERHLGPAFWIATIVFILAYALISFELLHRTVAAMLGAALMLVVTYTLGIWDPAYHIISYERAIRAIDMNVIFLLMGMMIVVGVLKRTGVFQWCAYKSYQLARGNVFLLCVILSAFTAVTSAFLDNVTTMLLLTPVTIEIALSLKISPLVLLIPEILASNVGGTATLIGDPPNIMIGSYTGLTFMDFVKNLTPVVALSMIALFVFSKLVYGKDYARGQVEDVEGFIARLREEYRITDGTLLAVGLIIMAVLIFFFVTHGIFHMEVSVAALFGASLLFTYALVTKKVDLLEVVEKDIEWTTLLFFMFLFILVGAVEEVGLLSLIADKVYHLSKGSLTAAVCLILWVAAIMSAFVDNIPFTATMLPIVAYLSRVIPGAESNVLWWALALGACFGGNGTMIGASANVVTLGIAEAAGHRIRFFEYMKVGFVYMVLSVALANVWLLIFY